The Coregonus clupeaformis isolate EN_2021a chromosome 13, ASM2061545v1, whole genome shotgun sequence genome includes a region encoding these proteins:
- the LOC121579734 gene encoding post-GPI attachment to proteins factor 2 has protein sequence MLQGLYGSLDRDKPLIRLPFTHFAVGTVLLALTGLIACLVISLMFHFDESTYTHCQVPNYLPSISASISLVPERYIWRFCIGLHSAPRFLVAAAYFSFYRGRFAKSFPDLALSGLALIAALAENVGLLLLTYVSSTETYSVHKNGFITFTACSLLHMLITCRLWQVIKKFSLNPEEFTSFRWKVRLFLFNVSCCLVAAYFFRRHNKYCEPGIYTLFALCEYLVVLSNMAFHMTAFWDFGNKEVMVTTPTEDKHY, from the exons ATGCTGCAGGGACTGTACGGAAGTCTGGATCGGGATAAGCCGCTGATCCGGCTGCCTTTCACGCACTTCGCCGTCGGGACCGTCTTGCTGGCTCTAACCGGTCTAATAGCCTGCCTCGTCATCTCTCTGATGTTCCATTTCGATGAGTCTACCTATACCCACTGTCAG GTGCCCAACTACCTTCCCTCAATCAGTGCGTCTATCAGTCTGGTCCCAGAGCGCTATATCTGGAGGTTCTGTATCGGCCTGCACTCCGCTCCTCGTTTCCTGGTGGCTGCGGCCTACTTCAGCTTCTACCGCGGGCGGTTTGCTAAGAGCTTCCCTGACCTGGCCCTTAGTGGCCTGGCTCTCATAGCTGCCCTGGCTGAGAACGTAGGCCTGCTGTTGCTCACCTATGTGTCCTCTACGGAGACCTACA GTGTTCACAAGAATGGTTTCATCACGTTCACCGCCTGCTCTCTTCTGCACATGCTCATTACCTGCAGACTGTGGCAGGTGATTAAGAAGTTCAGTCTCAACCCCGAG gAGTTCACGTCGTTTCGTTGGAAGGTGCGTCTCTTTCTCTTCAATGTCAGCTGTTGTTTGGTCGCCGCCTACTTTTTCAGACGCCACAACAAGTACTGTGAACCAGGAA TCTACACTCTGTTTGCTCTATGTGAGTACCTGGTGGTGCTCTCCAACATGGCCTTCCACATGACGGCATTCTGGGACTTTGGAAACAAGGAAGTGATGGTCACCACACCAACAGAGGACAAACACTACTGA
- the LOC121579735 gene encoding rho-related GTP-binding protein RhoG isoform X2 gives MQSIKCVVVGDGAVGKTCLLISYTTGAFPKEYIPTVFDNYSSQVTVDGRSISLNLWDTAGQEEYDRLRTLSYPQTNIFIICFSISSPASYENVKHKWHPEVSHHCPGVPVLLVGTKSDLRNDEETQRKLKEQSQSPVTHHQGAGLARQIHAARYLECSALNQDGIKE, from the exons ATGCAGAGCATTAAGTGTGTAGTGGTGGGCGACGGCGCTGTAGGGAAGACCTGTCTGCTCATCTCGTACACAACTGGAGCCTTCCCTAAGGAATACATACCCACCGTGTTTGACAATTACAGCAGCCAG GTGACAGTAGACGGGCGCTCCATCAGTCTGAACCTGTGGGACACGGCGGGTCAGGAGGAGTACGACCGCCTGAGGACCCTGTCATACCCTCAGACAAACATCTTCATCATCTGCTTCTCCATCTCCAGTCCCGCTTCATATGAGAACGTCAAACACAAGTGGCACCcagag GTGTCCCACCACTGCCCCGGTGTGCCTGTCCTCCTGGTAGGCACTAAGAGCGACCTGCGGAACGACGAGGAGACCCAGCGCAAGCTGAAGGAGCAGAGCCAATCTCCTGTCACGCATCACCAGGGGGCGGGGCTGGCCCGTCAGATCCACGCCGCCCGCTACCTGGAGTGCTCCGCCCTCAACCAGGATGGGATCAAAGAG TGA
- the LOC121579735 gene encoding rho-related GTP-binding protein RhoG isoform X1, producing MQSIKCVVVGDGAVGKTCLLISYTTGAFPKEYIPTVFDNYSSQVTVDGRSISLNLWDTAGQEEYDRLRTLSYPQTNIFIICFSISSPASYENVKHKWHPEVSHHCPGVPVLLVGTKSDLRNDEETQRKLKEQSQSPVTHHQGAGLARQIHAARYLECSALNQDGIKEVFAEAVRAFLNPHPTTSKRSCRLL from the exons ATGCAGAGCATTAAGTGTGTAGTGGTGGGCGACGGCGCTGTAGGGAAGACCTGTCTGCTCATCTCGTACACAACTGGAGCCTTCCCTAAGGAATACATACCCACCGTGTTTGACAATTACAGCAGCCAG GTGACAGTAGACGGGCGCTCCATCAGTCTGAACCTGTGGGACACGGCGGGTCAGGAGGAGTACGACCGCCTGAGGACCCTGTCATACCCTCAGACAAACATCTTCATCATCTGCTTCTCCATCTCCAGTCCCGCTTCATATGAGAACGTCAAACACAAGTGGCACCcagag GTGTCCCACCACTGCCCCGGTGTGCCTGTCCTCCTGGTAGGCACTAAGAGCGACCTGCGGAACGACGAGGAGACCCAGCGCAAGCTGAAGGAGCAGAGCCAATCTCCTGTCACGCATCACCAGGGGGCGGGGCTGGCCCGTCAGATCCACGCCGCCCGCTACCTGGAGTGCTCCGCCCTCAACCAGGATGGGATCAAAGAGGTGTTTGCTGAAGCCGTCCGAGCATTCCTCaacccccaccccaccaccaGCAAGAGGTCCTGTAGACTactgtag